GGTTACCAACGCGGCCAACGCACACACCGGACACCACACCTGCTGGCACTTGCCGGTCCCGGGACCTCCGCCCGAAGTCATCGCCGCAGCCGCCCGCACCGCGGGGTCGATCCCGTCCAGGATTGCCTGCGCGAGCCTGCGCAGCTCGGGACCAACGTCGGTATGAGCCCCACTCACCTCGGCCACACCTCCGGATTTGGTCGGAAACGAACTGTCAGCTCACCACCCCGCAGATGCGCGTCCAGCACCGTGCACCTCCGCAGTACGGACGCCAACCGAACTCGGCGCCGCATCCCGCCCGAACTGATGATCAAGTCGTCGTCGGCCCGCCCCAGCGTCAGCGTCCCGGGATCGAGCTGGGGCAACGCTAGTCGCAGTCGGTATATCGACGCCAATCCCGACCCGGATTCCAGGTCCACGATAGGCCGCAGCGGGCCGGGCGGCGCACCTCCCCGACGCCGACGGGCACTGTCGAGCAGCCCGCCCAGCGCCTTGGGACCGATCGGCTCGCCGGCCACGTGCGGAACCAGCACGAGCGCCACGTCACCGATGGTGGCGTCGAGCTCATCGAGGACAGCGCGTTGCTCACAGATGCGTTCGGCATACCAGTAGAACGCCGGATGGTCGGGCAGACTGCGGTACTCGTAGTTCTCGTCTTGAACTAGAACCTGATTGACGAGCAGCTCTTCGACGCGCACACCCATGAGCACCAACGAACCCAGCGTCCGAGCCGCCTCAGCCGCGACCACCCGCTCCGGAGTCAGCACCAGGTGCGCACTGACCAAGGCACCGTCGGTTAGCAATGCGCTTAGCCGCTCGACGCTGGCGCTGATGCGTTCCAGCAGCTCCACCACCGCCGCTGAGCGGCGATCGTCGGCGGCGATGCTAAGCCTGCGATGCCGCGGCCACGCACGCTCGACGTACAGCCCGAAGGTGGCGGGCAGAGTCAACATCCGCAGGGCATCGGCAGTCGAGGCGCAGTCGACAACGATCCGATCCCATCGTCCAGCCGCAGCGAGTTCGCCGACGGCGTGCAGCCCCAGGACTTCCTGGATCCCTGGCAGCGCTGAGAGTTCTTCGGGCGCAATGCTGCTCAATTCGGAGCCGGGAAATCGCCGGTCCAGTGTCTCGACCACGTGCTGCCACCGGTCCTCCGACAGGGCCAGGGTATCCAGCGCCAGCGCGTCGAGAAATCCACCTCCGGCCTCGGGGTCGTAGGCGAGCACACGAACGGGATCACCCTGGCCGGTCGGCCGCACAGCGATGCCCAGTACATCGCCCAGCGAGTGCGCCTGATCGGTGGACACCACAAGCACTCGCTGACCGGCGCCCGCATCGCAAACCGCGGTAGCGGACGCCAGGGTGGATTTCCCTACCCCGCCTTTGCCAACGAAGAGGCTGATCCTTGCCGGGGCAGTGGAAAAGGATTCACTCAGCCCTCGACTCGTTTCTTCAGATCTTTCAACGCCCCGTCGATCAACCTGCGCTCGGCCTTGCGTTTGAGCATCCCGATCATCGGGATGGCAAGGTCGACCGAGAGTTCGTAGGTGACCTCAGTCCCAGAACCCTTGGGCGCCAGTCGATATGTCCCTTCGAGGGACTTCAGCAGCGAGCTGGATTCGAGAGTCCAGCTGAGCCATTGGCGGTCCGCCGGCCACTCGTAGGCCATGATCAAGGTGTCCTTGAAGATGGCTGCATCCATCAACATCCGCGCTCGCAGGGGGTAACCTTCGTCGTCGGCCTCCAGGATTTCGACTTCCTTGTACTCCGAAATCCATTCCGGGTAGGCCTCGACGTCGGCGATCGCCTTCATCACCTCACCCGGATGCGCATCGATGTAGATCGTCTGCGTCGTCTTGTCCGCCACCTAGCTACTTCCCCTTCCCCGCAAGCGGGTCGACCCCGGTCAACTGCGGGAGCTCCCGATCTCCCGGCAGAAACGGTACTCCTCGTGCCAACCCTGACCCGGTTAAATTACCGGAGAAACTCCAATGGGGCGTGCCCGTTCCAGCACTGTCTTGACCTCAAAGGCCATATTCTTACCCGCGACGCGGCGCCGGTGCGTCATTCTGGCCAAGTTCATCCGGGCCAGCTGCCAGGCGGCCATGCCGGTCGGTTCGGCATGCAGGAAGTAGTGCAACACCACCCCATCCAACGCCGGTTGCAGCCAGACCTCCATGGTGCCGGTCAGGGCGCCGGTAACCGCCCACCTGATTCCCTTCTCGGCACGATCTTCGGTGACCTGTAGCCGCAGATCAGGCCACCATCGACGCCAACTCGACCGATCGGCGACGGCGGCTCCGACCCGTTCGCCATCGGCGGCGACATACGTCTCATCCGCGATCTGGATGCTGTTCATCGCCTCAGCTTCACATACCCGCATCAGCGAGCGCCGCGCTGCCCCGAAGACGAGAACTTTACGCCGGCGGCAATCCGGATAGCGCCCGACCGGCCACGTCCGTGCTGCGCGTATGCCCGGATTAGGCTGTGTGTCAGCAAGCCAGCCACCGGAAATATCACATCAGGTGAAGCGAGGTTAAAGAGTGCGTGAGTTGAGCGTCCCTGCGCAATTCTCGGTCGGCGAGCACGACAATGTCGCGGCCGTAGTCTTCGAGCACGAGCGTGATGATCCTGACCACGTCATCTACCAGCGCCTAGTAGATGGCGTCTGGACCGATGTCACGTGCGCCGAGGCGGCAAACCAGATTCGTTCCGCGGCACTAGGCTTGATCGCGCTGGGCGTGCAGGGCGGCGACCGGGTAGTCATCTTCTCGGCCACCCGCTACGAGTGGGCGATTCTCGATCTCGCAATCCTGTCGGCGGGTGCGGTCACCGTGCCGATCTACGAGACGTCGTCGGCCGAGCAGGTGCGCTGGGTACTACAGAATTCAGAAGCGGTGGTGGCGTTCGCGGAAACCGACGCGCACGCGGCGACGGTCAACGAGCTCGCCGGCGAATTGCCCGCTTTGCGCCGGGTATTGCAGATCAACGGTTCGGGTTCTGGCGCCCTCGATCAGCTCGCCGAAGCCGGCGCATCGGTTGACCGGGCCGAACTGACCGCCCGGCTCGAGGCACTGCGGTCCGAGGACCCAGCGACCCTCATCTACACCTCAGGCACCACCGGACGACCCAAGGGCTGCCAACTCACACATTCGAACCTGCTGCACGAGATTCGCGGCACCCAGGAGTGCCTGCCCACGCTGTTGCGCCCGGGTCAGCGACTGTTGATCTTCCTGCCGCTGGCCCACGTGCTAGCGCGCGCACTCACACTGTCCGCGCTTGCCAGCAGATTGACCGTCGGATTCACGAGTGACATCAAGAATCTGGTGCCGATGCTCGCAGTGTTCAAACCGACGGTAGTGGTGTCGGTACCGCGAGTGTTCGAGAAGGTTTACAACACCGCGGAGCAGAACGCCACAAACGATGGCAAGGGGCGGATCTTCGCGATCGCCGCGCAGACGGCGGTCGACTGGAGCCGTGCCCACGACAGCGGCAAGCCGGGCTTGCTGCTGCGCGCCAAGCACGCCGTGTTCGACCGCCTGGTTTACCAGAAGCTACGCACGGCGCTGGGCGGCGACTGCCACGCGGCGGTCTCGGGTGGCGCACCGCTGGGTGCGCGGTTGGGCCACTTCTACCGCGGTGTGGGCCTGACCATTTACGAGGGATACGGCCTGACCGAGACCAGCGCGGCGATCACGGTCAATCAGATCGGGGCCGTGAAGATCGGAACTGTCGGAAAGCCGGTGCCGGGCAACACTCTGCGCATCGCCGACGACGGCGAGCTGTTGGCGCGCGGGGGGGTGGTGTTCAGCGGCTACTGGCGCAATGAGCAGGCGACCGCCGAGGCATTCACCGACGGGTGGTTCAAGACCGGTGATCTCGGCGCGCTCGACGAGGACGGGTTCTTGACGATCACCGGTCGCAAGAAGGAGATCATCGTCACAGCGGGTGGCAAGAATGTCGCCCCCGCGGTGTTGGAGGATCAGCTGCGGGCGCATCCCCTGATCAGCCAGGCGGTGGTCGTTGGGGACGCCAAACCGTTCGTCGGGGCGTTGATCACCATCGACCCCGAGGCGATCGGCGGCTGGAAGGAGCGCACCGGCAAGGCCGCTGACACCTCGGTCGGTGATCTGGCCACCGACCCCGATCTGGTCGCCGAGGTGGACGCGGCCGTGAAAACGGCCAACCAGGCGGTCTCGCATGCCGAGTCGATTCGCAAGTTCCGCATTCTGCCGGTCGACTTCAGCGAGGACACCGGTGAATTGACACCGACGATGAAGGTCAAACGCAAAGTGGTGGCCGAGAAGTTCGCTCCCGATATCGAAGCGATCTACGCCAAGGACTGAGAGTCGCGGCAGCTCCTCCCGGGCCGCTCAGCGGCCCGCATCGTCGCCGCGCAGGAGATCCGCCAGCCGGGTGGCCAGCGTGTCCCAGCGCCACTGAGCCGTGACCCATTCTCGGCCGGCGGCGCCCATCGCGGCGGCCCGGTCACGATCGATCAGCAGCTCGGCGACAGCGTCGGCGACCTTGTCCACCGAGTTGCCATCGACCACCAGCCCAGTCTTGTTGTGCTGCACCGTTTCCGGCGCTCCGCCAGATTGGCCGGCGATTACCGGCACGCCAGCGGCCGAGGCCTCGAGGAACACGATGCCCAAGCCCTCGACGTCCATTCCGGCGCCGCGGGTGCGGCAGGGCATCGCGAACACATCGGCCAGTGCGTGGTGGGCAGGCAGTTCGTCGGTTGCCACGCTGCCGGTGAATGTCACATGATCGGCCACTCCACAGTCGTGAGCCAGTTTGCGCAGCCTCTCCAGATACGGACCGCCGCCAACAACCACCAGCGCAGCTCCGTCGACGCGACGCCGGATCGACGACAGCGCCTTGATCAGAATGTCCTGGCCCTTGCGCGGCACTAACCGGGACAGGCACACCACCGTGGGCCGCTCGCCCAGCCGGTAGCGCTCCCGCAACTCGACGCGGGCGGCCGGATCGGGGCGGAACCGGTCGGTGTCCACCCCGGGCGGCAGGTATTCCAGCGACGCCGCGGGCCCGAAGGCAGGCGCAAACCTGGACCGTGTGTAGCAGCTGACGAAGGTCACCATGTCGGTCGCGTCACCGATGCGGCGCAGCACCGATCGTGCCACCGGAAGCATCGACCAGCCCACTTCGTGGCCGTGCGTGCTGGCCAGCACCCGGTTCGCTCCAGCCTGCCGGGCACGCGGGGCCAGCAGGGCCAGTGGTGCGGCCGCACCGAACCAGACGGTTTCGATGTCGTACTCGGCGATCAGCCGGCGCATCCGGACATCAACGGTGGGACCCGGCAGCATCAGCGTGCTGGGATGGCGCACCACCCGGTAGCCGGCGTCGCGGGCTGAGGCGTCGAACGCGTCGGCGCCCTTCCACTGGGGTGCGTACACCGTCACAGCATGCGACCCGGCTTGGGCCAGCCGACCGACGAACTCCCCCAGGTAGGACTGGATGCCGCCGCGTCGGGGCGGAAAGTCGTTGGTTACCAGCAGGACCCGGCTCACCTGGGTCAGGCTAGTCGGCCAGCCACCGCTGCCAACGCGCGAGCAGGCCAGCCGCGTCGATACCGAGCACCTGGCGGGTGGCGGTAGCCAGGTCGGAGTGTCCTACACCGCAGGTGGCCAGATACAGCTCACGTAGCTTGGCCGTCCCGTAGGCGTCAGCGACGAACCGAGCGAACCACCACGCACGGTCATATGCCAGCGAACGCTGCGGCCCGGGAGTGTCCAGGTCGGTGTCCGAGGGCATAGATTGCACCACCGACACCGCGTCCGTCGGCAACGTGGTCTTCGGCCGGGCAACAAAATCGGCTACCCCTTCGGTCAGCCACCGAGGGGCATCCAGGGCCGTGTCGGTCCGGGCAGCATAGTGAAAAAGCTCGTGGGCCAACACTATTCGCAGTCCGGTTTCGCTCATGTGCGCCGCGCCCGGCGCGAACACGATCCGTTGGCCGACCGCCGCCCGGCGGGCCGGATCGATACGGTCGACCACCGTGACCGCCGCTATGTCCGTCCATTGCGATGCCAAGCCCCCGCCAGCGGCGGCACGAAACTGTTCGTCCGTACCCGTGGCAACCACCGAGATATCGTGCGACCAATCAGCGCCCCAGAAGGCCACCACTTCGTTGACCGCAGCGTCGACGCTCGCCGCAACACGGAACAGCAGGCGATCGGTGGCCGGACCGCCGAGGCTGAGCAGCCAGACGGTGCGGTCGCCGGCGACCAATGGTGTGGCAAGTGTTCGGTCGGCTGGTGCGACCAACTGTGCGGGTTCTGCGCACCTACCGCACACCGGGTAGCCGGACAGTGCCGCCGCCGCAATCAGCTCAGCGACAAATATGGCGGCCAGCAGGATCCGAGCGGGGAGCCGCCTCGCGACGAGGCGGTCAGTAACGGCGGGCGTCGTAGATCGGACCCGACGAGTTCATCGGCACCACCCGCACCGGCACACCGTAGGTGGAGGAATGGACCATGAGTCCGTCACCGATGTAGATGCCGGCATGCGATGCATCCGAATAGAAGGTCAGCACATCGCCGGGCTGCAGATCCGACAGTGCCACCGGCTGACCGCCGTGGGCCAGCGCCTGGCTGGAGTGCGGCAACGCGATGCCGGCTTGCTGGAACGCCCACATCACCAATCCCGAGCAGTCGAACCCGCCGGGTGCGGCACCGCCCCATGCGTAGGGCTCTCCGACCTGAGTCAGCGCGGCCTGCACAACGGCCGCACGGTCGTCACCACCGCCACCAGGCGGCATGAATGGCATGGGCAACCCAGGCGCTCCACCGGGTTGTGGCGCCCCACCGGGTTGTGGCGCCCCACCGGGCGGTGGCGCCCCATCGGGTGCCGGAGGGCCCGCTGGCGGCGCACCGGGCGGTAATGCCCCAGGTGGGGCCCCGGGGGCGAGCACGGCAACCGCCGGGACCGGTCCGGGATCAGCGAGGGCCGTGCGCTGGTCCGGCGACAATGCGAGGTATTGCGACTTGACGACGGCCATCTGCACCTGCAGCTGACTCTGTTTGTGCTGCAGGTTCGCCCGCACCGCGGCAGCATGTTCGGCGGCGGACTTGGCCTCGGCCGCCGACTTGACCGCGGCCTGCTCAGCCTCGGCGGCCTGCTCTCCAGCGGCTTTGAAGCTGGCCATCTGCGTGGCCATTTGATGCGCCACTACCCGCTGCACCGATAGCCGGTCGATCAACAGTTGCGGCGACTCCGCCGTCAGGATCGCGTCCATACCGTCGGTGCGACCACCCATGTAGGTGGCGGCCGCGACCTTGTTAACCGCCGTCTGGAAAGTGGCCACGCGTGCTCTCGCCGCATCCAAGGCCGCCCTGTGGTCCGCGAGCTTCTCGTCGGCGGCCCGCTGGGCAGCGAGCTTATCGTTGAGATCCAGCTGTGCACTGTGCAGCGCCTCGGTGGTCTGCTCGGCCTGCCGAGACAGCTCGTTGAGCTTCGCCATTGCGTCGTCGGCCGGATCGGCCAGCACGTTCGCGGCCAAGACGCCGGACAGGACGGTGAAGCTCGCTAGGAAACCGATGGCCGACCGCATGATGACGCGCGCGATCGAACACCCACAGTCGAGCCTCAAAATTTGCTTCCTTAAACGGGCCATCGACGGATGCCGTCGAGCTGGTTTAGGTCTCAAACAGGTTACGAAACGATCTCGGAATTGTCCAAAGGGGGAAGTTAAGAAAATGGATAGATTTTTGTCATTCCGTTGTGAACGGCCGCACTTCTGCTATAGCGCTCCAGGTGTATAGGGACGCAATGACATTACGCGACACCGGATCCGCGATTGCGACGGATAGGGACAAGGCGCAACCTCGGAACCAACCCAACGTCGGCGAGCACTTCCAACGCAGCACGTTCGTCGGTCGACAGGGTCTCCGGTATCCCGAGCAGCACGCTGACGACACAGTCGCGGCATCGGAGTCCGCGCACCGCGCAATCATCGCAGTCGATAACCACCGGTGCCCCCGGCCCGGGCGTTGCGCCGCCATTGCTGTCGGGTCCACTGCTTGATGCCATTCGGGTCGTTCCTCTCGGTCTGGCTCATCGGGTTGTCCGAACGCTAACCGTGAGCACCGACACCTGCCGTTGGTCAAGCCAGTTGGCCAGCGACGCGAGTGACCGCCCGGCGTGGCAACGGCTCGGTGTCGGTGCAGATGCCTAGCGTCGCGGCCATGGGTACAACCGGTGGAACTCAGCTGAGTTTCACCGACCTGGCAGAAGCCCAGGGATCAGCCTGGGTCGCGGCCGAGGAAGTGTCGCTGCGCGAAACCACCTTCGTCGTGGTCGACCTGGAGACAACTGGTGGGCGTACCACGGGTACCGAAACGGCACCACCCGACGCCATCACCGAAATCGGGGCCGTCAAGGTACGCGGCGGCGCCGTGCTCGGTGAATTCGCCACCCTGGTAGACCCGCAACGCAGCATCCCGCCCCAGATCGTGCAACTCACCGGCATCACCACGGCCATGGTGTGTAACGCCCCGACGATCGACGCCGTCCTCCCGATGTTCCTCGAGTTCGCCGGTGACTCGGTGCTGGTCGCCCACAACGCCGGGTTCGACATCGGATTCCTGCGCGCCGCCGCGCGGCGGTGCGATATCACCTGGCCCCGACCGCAGGTGTTGTGTACGGTGCGGCTGGCCCGGCGGGTGCTGAGCCGAGAGGAAGCCCCCAGCGTGCGCCTGGCCGCGCTGGCGCGGCTATTCGCTGTCGCCAGCCAACCCACTCACCGCGCCCTCGACGATGCCCGCGCCACCGTCGACGTGTTGCACGCACTCATCGAACGGGTGGGCAGCCAGGGCGTCCACACCTATTCCGACCTGCGCTCATATCTGCCCGGCGTGACCCCGGCGCAACGCCGCAAACGGGTGCTCGCCGACGGACTGCCGCACCGGCCCGGGGTCTACCTGTTCCGCGGACCGTCGGGCGAGGTGCTCTACGTCGGCACCGCGGTCGACTTGCGGCGCCGGGTGAGCCAGTATTTCAACGGCACCGACCCCCGCGGGCGGATGAAAGAGATGGTCACGCTGGCCAACACAATCGACCATGTCGAGTGCGCGCACCCGCTGGAGGCCGGTGTCCGTGAGCTTCGGATGCTGGCGGCGCATGCCCCGCCCTACAACCGCCGGTCGAGGTTCCCCCACCGATGGTGGTGGGTGGCGCTCACCGATGAAGCGTTTCCGCGAATGTCAGTGGTCCGTGCCCCGCGACACGACCGCGTCGCCGGCCCATTCCGATCCCGCGCCGACGCCGCCCAGACCGCCGCCTTGCTGGCGCGGTTCACCCAGGTCCGAACCTGCACCACGCGGCTAGCGCGTTCGGCCCGGCACGGACCCGCTTGCCCCGAGCTCGAAGTGTTACCCTGCCCCGCCGCCCGCGACGTGGCAGCCGCGCAATACGCGGCGGCACCGCAGCGGGCAGCGGCGATGATCGACGGGCTGGACAACACGGCGCTGGCCGCGGCCGTTCATCGGGTCAGTGCGCTCGCCGAATGCCGTCGCTATGAGAGCGCCGCCCGACTGCGCGACCACGTCGCCACCGCCATCGAAGCACTATGGCGGGGCCAGCGATTGCGCGCGCTGGCCGCGCTGCCCGAACTGGTGGCCGCCGCACCTGACGGCAGTGGCGGATACCAGCTCGCCGTCGTCCGGCACGGCCAGCTTGCAGCAGCCGGCACCGCACCGCGCGGAGTGCCGCCGATGCCCGTGGTCGAGGCCATCCACGGCGGCGCCCAGGCAATCCTGCCCGCTCCGGCGCCGCTGGGCGGGGCGCTGGTCGAAGAGATCGCACTCATCGCCCGCTGGCTGGCCGGGCCGGGGGTGCGCATCGTCCGGGTCGCGGACGGGGCTGCGGGATGGACCTCACCGCTTGGCTCCGCCGGCCCGTGGGCGGCCTGGGCGGAAACGGCGCGCTCGGCCCGGTTGGCCGGTGAGCAGATCATCAGGGGCCGGCAGTCAGACCCGCTGGCTGAATCGCGCCCATCGCGCGAGCAACTGTTCGGCCGCACCGGTGTCGATCGCCGTGCTGGCCCGTCGCAGCCCATCCTCCCAGGCCGGCACCCATTCAGCGCGGCTGGATAGTCCGGCGTGGGCGACGATCGCACCGGCTGCATTGAGCACAACGGCGTCCCGGACCGGGCCCCGGGCACCGCCCAGCACGGCGCGCACCTCCGCCGCGTTGGCGTGCGCGTCGCCTCCCCGCAGCTGGTCAACCTGGGCGCGGGCAAACCCGAATCCGGCCGGATCAAAGGTCAGCTTGTCCACGGTGCCCGCCTGAACGCGCCAAATGGTGCTCGTCGTGGTGGTGGTCAACTCGTCGAGCCCGTCGTCCCCGTGCACCACCAGCACACTGGACCGGCGCGCAGCGAACACCCCGGCCATCACCTCGGCGAGGTCGGCAAACGCGCAACCAATCAAGCCCGCCCGGGGCCGGGCCGGATTGGTCAGCGGCCCAAGGAGATTGAACACGGTGGGCACCCCGATCTCGCGGCGCACCGCGGCTGCGTGCCGGTAGGACGGATGAAACTTCGGCGCGAAGCAGAACCCGATTCCGACTTCGGCGAGGCTACGTGCAACCTGGTCGGGTCCCAGGTCGATGCGCACCCCCAGCGCCTCCAACGTGTCCGCGCCGCCGGACAACGAGGACGCCGCCCGGTTGCCGTGTTTGACCACTGGCACGCCCGCAGCCGCCACCACCATCGCGGCCATGGTGGACAGGTTGACCGTGTTGACCCCATCGCCGCCGGTCCCGACGACGTCGACGGTGTCGTCAGGGATCGCGTCGGTGGGCATCGGACGCGCGTGATTGAGCATGACGCCGGCCAGCTCACCGACTTCGTCGGCGGTCGGAGCCTTCATCATCATCGCGACTGCGAAGGCGGCGATGAGCGCCGGCCGCACATTGCCGGTCATGATTTGGTCCATGGCCCAGGCAGCCTGGCCCTGCACCAGGTCCCGTCTGTCGGTCAACCGACCGAGAATCTGCGGCCAGGACGGCGCAGACACGGCTTCAGCCCCTGAAGAAGCCTCAGATGACAGAGCCACGCGCTGATGGTCCCATGTGGATCGATCTACCCCAACCCCGCCCAGAACACGTCGCGACCGCGCCGACCACGACGCCGGTGAGACGCGCGGAACTGAACTACTGAAATTCCTGACCCGGGTAGAGTTCGACAACTACAAAGCGTCATACTTGCGGATGTGACGAGTGCTGTAGGGACCTCGGGTACTGCCATCACGTCGCGCGTGCATTCGCTGAATCGGCCAAACATGGTCAGTGTCGGCACCATCGTGTGGCTATCCAGCGAGTTGATGTTCTTTGCTGGGCTGTTCGCGTTCTATTTCTCGGCGCGAGCTCAAGCCGGCGGGAACTGGCCGCCGCCACCGACGGAGTTGAATCTCTACCAGGCCGTCCCGGTCACGCTCGTCTTGATCGCCTCGTCGTTCACCTGCCAGATGGGCGTGTTCGCGGCCGAGCGCGGCGACGTCTTCGGGCTGCGCCGCTGGTATGTGATTACGTTCCTGATGGGCCTGTTCTTCGTTCTGGGCCAGGCCTACGAGTATCGCAACTTGGTGTCGCACGGGACGAGCATCCCCAGCAGTGCATATGGCAGCGTGTTCTATCTGGCTACCGGCTTCCACGGACTGCACGTCACCGGCGGCCTAATCGCCTTCATCTTCCTGCTGGTACGCACCGGGATGAGCAAGTTCACCCCGGCGCAGGCCACGGCCAGCATCGTCGTCTCTTACTACTGGCATTTCGTCGACATCGTGTGGATCGCGCTGTTCACCGTGATCTATTTCATCCGATGAGCCGGCGTCCGACGAACATCCCACGAACAGGAGTGCTCGGTTGAAGAAACTGAGGTTCACCCGATCCGGTGGCGGCAAGAGTGGTCGCGCGAGACGGCGCCTTCGCCGCCGATTGTCGGGCGGACTGCTGCTGCTGATAGCGCTGACCATCGCCGGTGGGCTGGCGGCTGTCCTGACCCCTACCCCACAGGTGGCCGTCGCCGACGAGTCCACCTCGGCGTTGCTGCGCACGGGCAAACAACTTTTCGACACCTCATGCATCTCCTGCCACGGCGCCAACCTGCAGGGTGTACCCGACCACGGGCCGAGTCTGATCGGCGTCGGCGAGGCGGCCGTCTACTTCCAGGTGTCGACCGGACGGATGCCGGCCATGCGCGGTGAGGCTCAGGCGCCGCGCAAAGATCCGATCTTCGACGAAGCACAGATCGACGCGGTCGGCGCCTACGTGCAAGCCAATGGCGGCGGTCCGACCGTGGTGCGCAACCCCGATGGCAGCCTCGCAATGCAGTCCCTACGTGGAAACGACCTCGGCCGCGGCGGCGACTTGTTCCGGCTCAATTGCGCCTCATGCCACAACTTCACCGGCAAGGGCGGAGCGTTGTCCTCCGGCAAGTACGCGCCCGATCTGGCGCCCGCCAATGAACAGCAAATCCTCACCGCGATGCTGACCGGCCCGCAGAACATGCCGAAGTTCGCCAATCGCCAGCTCTCCTTCGAGGCGAAGAAGGACATCATCGCCTATGTGAAAGTGGCCACCGAAGCACGGCAACCGGGCGGTTACCTGCTTGGTGGATTCGGACCCGCACCCGAGGGCATGGCGATGTGGATCATTGGGATGGTCGCCGCCATCGGGCTGGCACTGTGGATTGGGGCGCGATCATGAGCGACGGATCCAACCCGAAAGACGGCGCTAAAGACGCCGCGGCACAACGTGAACCGGACGAATCCGCGCTGGCCGCGATGTCGAACCAGGAACTGCTCGCACTGGGCGGCAAGCTTGATGGTGTCGGAATCGCCTACAAGGAGCCTCGCTGGCCGATCGAGGGCACCAAAGCCGAGAAGCGCGCCGAGCGTTCGGTGGCGCTGTGGTTTTTGCTGGGTGGTGCGTTCGGGGTAG
The nucleotide sequence above comes from Mycobacterium decipiens. Encoded proteins:
- a CDS encoding cytochrome c oxidase subunit 3, with the translated sequence MTSAVGTSGTAITSRVHSLNRPNMVSVGTIVWLSSELMFFAGLFAFYFSARAQAGGNWPPPPTELNLYQAVPVTLVLIASSFTCQMGVFAAERGDVFGLRRWYVITFLMGLFFVLGQAYEYRNLVSHGTSIPSSAYGSVFYLATGFHGLHVTGGLIAFIFLLVRTGMSKFTPAQATASIVVSYYWHFVDIVWIALFTVIYFIR
- a CDS encoding cytochrome c, which produces MKKLRFTRSGGGKSGRARRRLRRRLSGGLLLLIALTIAGGLAAVLTPTPQVAVADESTSALLRTGKQLFDTSCISCHGANLQGVPDHGPSLIGVGEAAVYFQVSTGRMPAMRGEAQAPRKDPIFDEAQIDAVGAYVQANGGGPTVVRNPDGSLAMQSLRGNDLGRGGDLFRLNCASCHNFTGKGGALSSGKYAPDLAPANEQQILTAMLTGPQNMPKFANRQLSFEAKKDIIAYVKVATEARQPGGYLLGGFGPAPEGMAMWIIGMVAAIGLALWIGARS